The genomic window GGGTCACCCAGTTCGGCCAGCCGCGCCGGCACGGTGGCGATGGTCAGCTCATCCGGGACGACGGCGTCCAATTCGGACCAGGCGATCGGCGTCGACACCTGCCCGCCGACCTTCGGGCGCACACACCATGCCCCGAAAACCGTCTTGTGTGGGGCATTCTGGTTGTAGTCGATGAACACGCGGTTGCCGCGTTCTTCCTTCCACCAGTGCGCGGTGATCTCTTCCGGATGGCGGCGCTCCAGTTCCCTCGCCAACGCGACGGAGGCGGCGCGCACCTGGTAGCCATCCCACTTCGGCGCCAGCGCAACGTAAATGTGCAAGCCGCGAGAACCGGAGGTCTTGATCCGCGACTCGATGCCCAACTCGGCGAACAACTCCCGGGTGAGCACCGCCGCGTGCTTGAGGTCGTCGAGGGTGATGCCGGGGGAGGGATCGAGATCGATGCGCAGCTCGTCGGCGATCTTCAGATTGTCCGCGCGGTTGGGCCACACGTGAAAACCGAGACACCCCTGGTTGACCGCCCACAGGAGGTGCGCGAGATCGTGGGCGACCAGCGCGTCGCTGGTGGTGCCGTTCGGCGTGGTTACCTCGACGGTGTGCAACCAGTCCGGCGCCGTTTTCGGCACCCGCTTCTGAAACCACGACTTACCGGAAGCCCCGTCGGGATAGCGCTCCAACAGCAGCGGACGGCCGCCGACCACATTCAGGAACGGTTCGGCCACCGCCTGGTAGTAATGCACGAGATCGAGTTTCGTCTCGCCGCGCTTGGTGAAATAGACCTTGCCGGGATTGCTGATGGTGACCGTCCGGCCGTCGACCTCGATATCGACGGACTCGCCGCGCGCGCTCATTTCGCCTCGCTGAAAATCGCACTCAATTCGGCGGGCGGCGCCTCGTCGAGCTGGGCGTAGGTGCACGATTCGGGTGTGCGGTCGGCGCGGAAGCGTACCAGCCTGCCGCCGTGTCGCAGCCGCCCGGATTGCACGTGTTCGTAGCGGACCTCGGCGACCAGTTCGGGGCGCAGCGCCTCCCAGGAGAGGTCCTTGCCGCCGGTCCAGCGGCTGACTCCGCCCGGCATCTTGCCGTCGGCCCTGGCCTGTGCCGCGGCGTCGGCCCATTCCCGCCACGGATGGTTTTCCAGTGCGTTCTCCCGCAGTGGTGCGAGTTCGTCGACGAGTTCCTTGCGCCGGGCCGCGGTGAAGCTGCTCGCGACGCCCACGTGGTTCAGGTGACCCTGGTCGTCGAACAGTCCGAGCAGCAGCGAGCCGACCCCTTCGCCGTCCTTGTGCCACCGGAAGCCGGCCACCACGCAGTCGGCGGTGCGTTCGTGCTTGACCTTGAGCATCACCCGCTTGTCTTCCAGGTAAGCCAGGTCATTGGCCTTGACCATGACCCCGTCGAATCCGGCGCCCTCGAACCGGGTGAACCAGTCCTCGGCCAGGTCGGGATCCTGCGTGATCGGCGTCAGGTGCACCCGTGCGAGCGCGGTGTCCAGAATGGTTTCCAGCAGCCGTCTGCGTTCGGTGAACGGTTCCTCGGTCAGATTCTTGTCACCGAGGGCGAGCAGATCGAAGGCGACGAAGCTGGCCGGAGTTTCCACGGCCAGCTTGTTGACTCTGGAGGCTGCCGGGTGCAGCCGGTTCTGCAGGGCGTCGAAGTCCAGGCCGTGCCCGGTGACCACCACGATCTCGCCGTCCACCACGCACCGGTCCGGCAGCGCCTGCTTCAGCAGCTCGGCGACCTCGGGGAAATACCTGGTCAGCGGGCGGTCGTTGCGGGAGCCGAGCTCCACCTCGTCGCCGTCGCGGAAGACGATGCAGCGAAAGCCGTCCCATTTCGGTTCGTAGCTCAGGCCGGGTTCGCGGGGAACTCCGGATGTTGTTTTGGCCAGCATGGGTCGGACGGGTGGCATGACCGGTAAGTCCACGCGATCCTCCTCGGTTCGGTTCTCACCCGTACCGACGACATGATCGAACGAAATTCATCGGTGCGGCCTCGGACATTCGTCGCTCGCAAGCGCTCCTTGCGGCCTCGGACATTCGTCACTCGCAAGCGCTCTCTGCCTGCCGACGATCGTATTCGCAGCATCCGACAAGATCATCGAACTCGCGGATGCGGCGAACCGAGGCACGCTCAGTTGTCCAGCCAGCCGTGTTGCTCGGCGAAGACCGTGAGCCGGTCGCGGATGGTCAGAATCTCGCCCGCCGTCAGTGCGGGGCTCGCGTCGAGGAGTAGCTCGGTGATCAGGCGTTTGTGTTCGGCGGCGGTGAGCTGTCCTGAGTTCGATCGGTGTTTGGATTTGTGGGGTATCGGGGGCGGGGTCGGCTGGCCGCCGACCACACTCAGATTGACCGCCTTCGGCCCACGATCACCCTCTGTCATGTCGAATTCGAACACTCGACCCTGGCGCAACTCGTCTTCGTCCAGACCGATGTCGTTGACGTGCACGAATACGTCCGGCCCGCCGTCCTCCGGTCGAATGAATCCGAATCCCCGAGAGCTGTCGAACGACACCAATTTCCCGATGGACACCAACACCTGCTCCTCGCCGCGCCGTCGCTACCCGGTCACCTTAGCCCGCGTTATCGCCGTCGTTGGACGAAAGCGCCTTTTGTAATGAATTGAAAACAGTCGGCCACTGACCGGCCATTCCGTCGACCGGTTCACGCACTCCGCCCGCCCGCCGAGCACGGTCGGGCCGGCGTGCACCGACTGGTGCGTGGTTACCAGCACCCCTGTCTCCCTTGCTGTTTCAAGATCTCTCAGCGGGGTCGGTGGTCGGCGGAATCCAGGGCACCACGTCCACGATGCACCCGGGAGTGACGTCGATGATGAGCACGGTTGCCCCCACCGGGATCGCTTCGGTGGCACGTGCGACGAACAGTTCCAGCCCCCCTCGAATCGCCACTTGCACCTCCCCGAGCAGCCCCGCGCCTCGGATCGGCGATGTGAGCGTACCCGTCGAACCGAGCAGGGGCTCACTCATCGCACCGATCTCCTCGCACAGGCGTCCGACCCCGCCACACTACGTCTCGCGCAGCGCGATTCGATATCGAAATGGGCACGGCCGACACAACTTGCCGACAACGGCGGGGAACGCTCAGATGCCGGGTGTGTCATTCCCAGGAGGGGCACGCGGGTATGTTTCTTGCATGGGAGGACGACTCGCTTTGGTTGTCGGGTCCGAATGTGAGGCGCTGGGGGAACTGGGGTTCACCGGCGAACTCGCCACAGGGTTGTATGGGAATCTGACCGAGGCCGGTGGGTGGCGCTCCGCGATCGCGGAAGACGGGCCGGTGTTGAATCCGACTGCGGCGCAGCTGGTCACGGCGGTGGACGAGGCCTTCGCGGCGGCCGCGGAGCGCCAGGCCACCCTGCTGCTCGCCTTCATCGGTCACGGAGTCGCGACCAATGCCGAGGACTTCTATCTGCTCGGGCTCGATTCGCCTGCGGTGCCCAACTCGCGCAACGCCTTTCATCTCACGCAGGAGATCAGGGAGCGGCTGAACCAGGCGGCGCTGGATGGGCTGGTCGTGCTGGTCGACGCCTGCGAGACCGGTCAGGGTGTGATCGGTGCCGCGCGGCGGTGGACCGACCTGCTCGCCCAGTCGGCGGGGCGGATGGAGATGCTGGTCGCGGCGGGCGAGGGGCCCGCGTTCTCCGGCTGCTTCACCCGAACCATGCTGGCCACCTTCGGTGTGGGATTACCGATGCGCGGCGAGAACCTGCTCCCGGCGGATCTGGTCGATCCGATCGCCGGGGAATGCATTCATCAACAGCCCCAATATCTTTCGTTCACCACGGGGGCGGTGTCGATGGCACAGGGCGCGGACCCCGGTCTCTGGCTGGTGCCCAACACCGCGCGGCATCGAGACGCGGTGAGCGGCCGCTCCGCCGCGGGCTTCGTCGACCAGTTGACCCGCGGGCTGCTGGTGACACCCGATGTCCGTGAGCAGCTCGACGCCATCGTGGACGCGGGCAGCCATCGCCTGCGGGCGGTGATCGGCCCCGCGGGCTCCGGTAAATCCACCCTGCTCGCCATGCTGATCCGGCCGAGCCTGGTGGAGGGCCTGGCGGTGACGCCCGAATACATCACTGCCGCAGTGTTTCTCACCGCCGCCAGCTCCATCGAGGCGGTCGCGGCCGAGCTGGCGGCGCAGCTGAGCGCCCGGCTGCCCGGCTTCACCGAGGCGGCGCAGGCGGTGCGCGCGCACCGGGCCAGGGACGAGTTCGACATCTTCGACCTTTCGGTGCGGCATCCGCTGGCACGGTTGTCGACCGCGGGCCGCCGGGTGACGCTGGTGCTGGACGGATTGAACCAAGCTCAGCCGGGGACGCGGCGGTTGCTGGTCTGCGCCATCGCCGATCTGACCAAGCGCGAGGATCTGCGGCACGTCCGGGTCATCGTCGGTATCCGGGACGGCACCGGCGTCGAGGACGATCCGGAACTGGCCCACATGCACC from Nocardia iowensis includes these protein-coding regions:
- a CDS encoding ATP-dependent DNA ligase; amino-acid sequence: MDLPVMPPVRPMLAKTTSGVPREPGLSYEPKWDGFRCIVFRDGDEVELGSRNDRPLTRYFPEVAELLKQALPDRCVVDGEIVVVTGHGLDFDALQNRLHPAASRVNKLAVETPASFVAFDLLALGDKNLTEEPFTERRRLLETILDTALARVHLTPITQDPDLAEDWFTRFEGAGFDGVMVKANDLAYLEDKRVMLKVKHERTADCVVAGFRWHKDGEGVGSLLLGLFDDQGHLNHVGVASSFTAARRKELVDELAPLRENALENHPWREWADAAAQARADGKMPGGVSRWTGGKDLSWEALRPELVAEVRYEHVQSGRLRHGGRLVRFRADRTPESCTYAQLDEAPPAELSAIFSEAK
- the ligD gene encoding non-homologous end-joining DNA ligase codes for the protein MSARGESVDIEVDGRTVTISNPGKVYFTKRGETKLDLVHYYQAVAEPFLNVVGGRPLLLERYPDGASGKSWFQKRVPKTAPDWLHTVEVTTPNGTTSDALVAHDLAHLLWAVNQGCLGFHVWPNRADNLKIADELRIDLDPSPGITLDDLKHAAVLTRELFAELGIESRIKTSGSRGLHIYVALAPKWDGYQVRAASVALARELERRHPEEITAHWWKEERGNRVFIDYNQNAPHKTVFGAWCVRPKVGGQVSTPIAWSELDAVVPDELTIATVPARLAELGDPWADRAPQSIVPLLEMSERDMASGLMDAPWPPQYPKMPNEPPRVQPSRAKKEE
- a CDS encoding cold-shock protein, with translation MLVSIGKLVSFDSSRGFGFIRPEDGGPDVFVHVNDIGLDEDELRQGRVFEFDMTEGDRGPKAVNLSVVGGQPTPPPIPHKSKHRSNSGQLTAAEHKRLITELLLDASPALTAGEILTIRDRLTVFAEQHGWLDN